One window of Hydractinia symbiolongicarpus strain clone_291-10 chromosome 3, HSymV2.1, whole genome shotgun sequence genomic DNA carries:
- the LOC130636141 gene encoding leucine-rich repeat-containing protein 63-like isoform X2, whose translation MVHALPSKQNEFVKDNTISDCTHQPVSKNEFMKYNSISVPNEFSSIVAPANSQTLHVLDLNEMESLTEVSPRKPWRKSLLEEQAEENYNLSEECAIPHVCTKDKSISHSSCRSRYNICITNSTNSTFYVSEEGLSQDSKNDIDSRKEILSNILTIEFGQDTVSRLVLNVDETKLYLKGYFLDMFEDVPDQLLATLSSVNLSFNNFMEIPEVLFTAKNLISLNMRNNPIKSISGDIKNLVKIKYMNFSFCCLNELQDCVLNLSELEVLDVSYNCIPRLNKSIKNLVSLKELYLDGNFIRHFPTELLQLSLTSFSCQTNFLHKYFWKESVPPILQSLRDVALTCVCKNHNLDKLPLDIKQKIGECGISPCDYCDQLKPHEGIPVLKPVAEIFGIKNLPLLFHVCSQSCRRSLLLASHLNDMK comes from the exons ATGGTGCACGCATTACcttcaaaacaaaatgaatttgTGAAAGATAATACTATTTCTGACTGTACCCATCAACCAGTTAGtaaaaatgaatttatgaaATATAATTCGATTTCTGTTCCAAATGAATTTAGCAGTATAGTTGCACCGGCAAATAGTCAAACATTACATGTTTTGGATTTAAATGAGATGG AAAGCCTTACAGAAGTTTCACCAAGGAAACCATGGAGGAAAAGCTTGCTTG AGGAACAAGCTGAAGAAAATTATAATCTTAGCGAAGAATGTGCTATTCCACATGTGTGCACGAAAGATAAAAGCATTTCTCATTCTTCATGTCGCAGTCGCTATAACATCTGCATCACAAACTCAACGAATAGCACCTTCTATGTTTCTGAGGAGGGTTTATCACAGGATAGTAAAAATGACATCGACTCAAGAAAGGAGATCTTATCAAACATCCTCACTATAG AATTTGGTCAAGATACTGTATCACGTCTTGTCTTGAATGTAGATGAAACAAAGCTGTACTTAAAG GGTTACTTTCTTGATATGTTTGAAGATGTTCCTGATCAGTTGTTGGCGACACTTTCTTCAGTTAATTTatcatttaataattttatg GAAATACCAGAAGTGTTATTTacagcaaaaaatttaatatcctTAAACATGAGAAATAATCCAATAAAGTCCATCTCTGGAG acaTAAAGAAtttggtaaaaataaaatatatgaattttTCTTTCTGCTGTTTGAACGAACTTCAAGAttg TGTTTTGAATTTAAGTGAATTGGAAGTGCTCGACGTCTCATATAACTGTATTCCAAGGCTAAACAAAAGCATCAAAAATCTCGT GTCGTTAAAAGAGCTCTACCTAGATGGGAATTTTATACGTCACTTTCCAACGGAACTGCTTCAGCTTTCTCTAACAAGTTTTAGCTGCCAAACAAATTTCTTGcacaaatatttttggaaagaaAGCGTACCGCCGATACTTCAG AGTTTACGAGATGTTGCACTGACGTGCGTGTGTAAGAATCACAACTTGGACAAACTACCTTTGGATATAAAGCAGAAGATTGGTGAATGCGG AATCTCACCCTGTGATTATTGTGACCAATTAAAACCTCACGAAGGTATTCCTGTGTTAAAACCAGTTGCAGAAATATTTGGTATCAAAAATCTTCCTCTGCTTTTTCATGTGTGTTCACAGAGCTGCAGAAGAAGTTTGTTACTTGCCTCACATTTGAATGATATGAAATGA